A single Camarhynchus parvulus chromosome 5, STF_HiC, whole genome shotgun sequence DNA region contains:
- the C5H11orf96 gene encoding uncharacterized protein C11orf96 homolog — protein sequence MAAKPAELMGICSSYQAVMPHFVCVSEEFPPPARPAKTPKGKLRRPRQSRFKTQPVTFDEIQEVEEEGVSPMEEEKAKKSFLQSLECLRRSTQNLCLQRDRLGSCRLRNSLDSSDSDSAL from the coding sequence ATGGCCGCGAAGCCGGCCGAGCTGATGGGCATCTGCTCCAGCTATCAGGCGGTGATGCCGCACTTCGTCTGCGTGTCCGAGGAGttcccgccgcccgcccgccccgccaaGACCCCCAAGGGCAAGCTGCGGCGGCCGCGGCAGTCGCGCTTCAAGACGCAGCCGGTGACTTTCGACGAGATccaggaggtggaggaggagggggtgTCCCCCATGGAGGAAGAGAAGGCCAAGAAGTCCTTCCTGCAGTCGCTGGAGTGCCTGCGGCGGAGCACCCAGAACCTCTGCCTGCAGCGGGACCGCCTGGGCAGCTGCCGCCTCCGCAACAGCCTCGACTCCAGCGACTCGGACTCGGCCCTGTga